One segment of Synechococcus sp. A15-24 DNA contains the following:
- a CDS encoding DUF2231 domain-containing protein, translated as MLELLPALNDKNLPWLDVIHPIVVHFVISMALITVVFDLIGVVTRKKNLFEVSFWNLIVATVAIIVAIIFGQIEAGLANPYGASRDILNYHSTIGWSLAGVLALLTGWRYVARQKDPNVLPKGFLAIDFVLAGLVFAQVYLGDKLVWVYGLHTVPVVEAIREGVLS; from the coding sequence ATGCTCGAGCTGCTTCCTGCTCTCAACGACAAGAACCTTCCCTGGCTCGACGTCATCCATCCGATCGTCGTGCATTTCGTCATCTCGATGGCGCTGATCACCGTCGTCTTCGATCTGATCGGAGTCGTTACCAGAAAGAAGAACCTGTTTGAGGTCAGCTTCTGGAACCTGATCGTCGCCACTGTGGCGATCATCGTCGCCATCATCTTCGGACAGATCGAAGCCGGTCTGGCCAATCCCTACGGCGCCTCGCGAGACATCCTCAATTACCACAGCACCATTGGTTGGTCCCTGGCCGGCGTGCTGGCATTGCTCACCGGCTGGCGTTACGTCGCCCGTCAGAAAGACCCCAACGTCCTGCCGAAGGGGTTCCTTGCCATCGACTTCGTCCTGGCGGGTCTGGTGTTCGCCCAGGTGTACCTCGGCGACAAGCTCGTCTGGGTTTATGGCCTTCATACGGTTCCGGTGGTGGAAGCAATCCGTGAAGGGGTGCTCTCATGA
- a CDS encoding DUF2231 domain-containing protein, with amino-acid sequence MTLFAAIASPINDIADSLGANDLPYAIPLHPNLVHLTIGLFAIGIAFDFAGAFYPLEKRIFRFLALPVTRSGFHDVGWYNLVACSGITFFTVAAGFYEMLLAVPLPGIRSILGQTAIDTMLWHAIGGVAILLVIVAMTVWRGYQRFIWRKDLGRQVTWLYLFCGASILMLMGLHGSLGAWLASDFGIHITADQLLAAGADLNEVLP; translated from the coding sequence ATGACCCTGTTTGCCGCGATTGCATCGCCGATTAACGACATCGCCGACTCCCTCGGCGCTAATGACCTTCCCTACGCGATTCCCCTGCACCCGAACCTGGTGCATCTCACCATCGGGCTGTTCGCGATCGGGATCGCCTTCGACTTCGCTGGCGCGTTTTACCCTTTGGAGAAAAGGATCTTCCGCTTCCTGGCCCTGCCCGTGACCCGCAGCGGCTTTCACGATGTGGGCTGGTACAACCTCGTGGCCTGCAGCGGTATCACCTTCTTCACGGTGGCCGCCGGCTTCTACGAAATGCTGTTGGCGGTACCGCTGCCGGGCATCCGCAGCATCCTCGGCCAGACCGCCATCGACACCATGCTCTGGCATGCCATCGGTGGAGTTGCCATTCTGCTGGTGATCGTCGCCATGACTGTCTGGCGCGGTTACCAACGTTTCATCTGGCGCAAAGACCTGGGACGTCAGGTGACCTGGCTGTACCTGTTCTGCGGGGCCTCGATACTGATGCTGATGGGCCTGCACGGAAGCCTCGGCGCTTGGCTCGCCAGCGATTTCGGTATTCACATCACCGCCGACCAACTGCTGGCCGCCGGTGCCGATCTCAATGAGGTGCTGCCATGA
- a CDS encoding cytochrome c oxidase subunit II has translation MTTTAPKNSPNIGAIVIITIAVVINLVIAKLMAMWSYSWFPPQASSAAPYVDDLFALETGIGSFIFFGCTGVMGWVLLFNRAGKYDESDGAPIEGNTKLEIIWTIIPLVTVLVIAAYTMNVNMKLQNLGPKHKYTIGTDPTALMEADPIADVGPIDVIARQWSWEFVYPNGVRSSELHLPVDQRVNFRLISEDVLHSFFVPAFRLKQDIIPGSIISYSLTPTKEGRFRLRDAMFSGAYFSQNQTDVIVESDQAYGDWLTTTAKQPLQPGLDPGRALYDRRIARGDKGWATVPPAPPPMVNDPGDPSIPHDA, from the coding sequence ATGACCACCACTGCTCCCAAGAACAGCCCGAACATCGGCGCCATCGTGATCATCACGATCGCTGTGGTGATCAATCTGGTGATCGCCAAATTGATGGCGATGTGGTCCTACAGCTGGTTTCCGCCGCAGGCCTCTTCGGCGGCGCCCTACGTCGACGACCTGTTCGCGTTGGAAACGGGCATCGGCTCCTTCATTTTCTTCGGCTGCACCGGAGTGATGGGTTGGGTGCTGCTGTTCAACCGCGCTGGTAAGTACGACGAAAGCGATGGTGCGCCGATTGAAGGCAACACCAAGCTGGAAATCATCTGGACGATCATCCCCCTGGTGACGGTCTTAGTGATCGCTGCCTACACGATGAACGTCAACATGAAGCTTCAGAACCTTGGTCCGAAGCACAAATACACCATCGGCACAGACCCAACGGCATTGATGGAGGCCGATCCCATCGCAGACGTGGGCCCAATCGATGTGATTGCGCGCCAATGGAGCTGGGAATTTGTCTATCCCAATGGTGTGCGCAGCTCAGAGCTGCATCTGCCTGTTGATCAACGGGTCAATTTCCGCTTGATCTCTGAAGACGTTCTGCACAGTTTTTTCGTTCCGGCCTTCCGCCTGAAGCAGGACATCATCCCCGGCAGCATCATTTCCTACAGCCTGACGCCAACCAAAGAAGGGCGATTCCGGTTGCGGGACGCCATGTTCAGCGGTGCCTATTTCTCCCAGAACCAGACCGACGTCATCGTCGAATCCGATCAGGCCTACGGCGATTGGCTGACAACAACCGCCAAGCAACCGCTGCAACCTGGCCTTGACCCTGGCCGTGCTCTTTACGACCGCCGCATCGCCCGCGGCGACAAGGGATGGGCCACGGTGCCGCCTGCACCGCCCCCAATGGTGAACGACCCCGGCGATCCCTCCATCCCCCATGACGCCTGA